GTTCCCAAAGATTCTCAAAATCAACTTCTTTTTTAGATAATTGAATAGCTAAGCTGTCTTTTTCGTTTCGAATGACTTCTTTTTCCAAACGTTCTTTTTCTAGCGCTTCTTTGAAATTTTGAATTTGGGCTTGACCCGCTAGTACCTTTTCTTCTAAACTGATTTTTTCAGCTTGTGTTTTAGCCGAAAATAGGAGTTTTCCAATATAGATACCAATAGCCAAAGCTACAATAAAGGCCAACAAAAAAGGAAGAATAGCAGTCATAGAAAGGATAAATTTAGAAAGTAGTAAAAGTAGGTAATTCTCTGAATTTGGTGCTTCAAAATAATTATTTTTTCTTCAATAATAATGTACTTTTGCCACAAATTACCACCACATGTCTCACCAGCATTTTATCATACATAAACCTTATGGCTATTTGAGTCAGTTTGTGTATGAATTAAAAAGAAAGAAACGGCTTTTAGGAGAATTGTATCCTTTTCCAGAAGGAACTATGGCTATTGGGCGTTTGGATGAAGATTCAGAAGGTTTGTTACTTTTGACTACTGATGGTAGGATGAGTGAACTCGTTCGTAGTAAAAAAGTAGAGAAAGAATATTATGTTCAGGTGGATGGGGTTATTCATCAAGAAGCAGTGGAGCAGTTGCAAAAAGGAGTCGAAATTGGATTTAATGGTAGAAAATACATCACGAAACCTTGCAAAGCATTCCTGATTCATCAAGTCCCTGCTTTTGGAGCTAGAGGAAAAAAGATTCGAGACGAACGTCACGGTCCTACTTCTTGGCTTTCCATCACGATTAATGAAGGCAAGTTCAGACAAGTCCGTAAAATGACGGCATATGTAGGTTTTCCTACTTTGCGTTTGGTTCGTGTTCGCGTTGGTAATATTCATTTGAATGATTTACAAGCTGGTGAAGTAATTGAAATGAATGATTTTCAAATCGAAAATAAATAAAAGTATGTTAAACATCGTATTGGTTGAACCTGAAATTCCGAATAACACAGGTAATATTGGTCGGCTTTGTGTAGGGACAGAAAGTAAATTGCACTTGATTCATCCTTTTGGATTTGTAATCAACGACAAGAATTTAAAACGTTCGGGATTGGATTATTGGGTACATTTGGATGTGACTGAATATCAGAATGTAGACGAATGGCTGAATGAAATTCCAGACCGTTCCCGTGTCTTTTTAATGAGTTCTCATGCGTCAAAATCGTATTTGGAAACCGAATTTCAAGACGGTGATTGGTTGGTATTTGGCAAAGAGAGTGTAGGTTTAAGCGCTGCGGTCTTAGCCTTGTTTGAAAATCATTTGACTATTCCGATGTCGCCATTAATTCGCAGTTTTAATATTGCCAATTCGGTTGCTTTTGTGGTGGGAGAAGCCAAAAGACAAATCGGCTTGAAACGTTAAATCTGTTATCCTTTGATGACGAATTTTCCTTTTTCGGCATCAAAACTAATATGTTCGTCCTGAAATAAGGTATTGAAAC
This sequence is a window from Flavobacterium ammoniigenes. Protein-coding genes within it:
- a CDS encoding pseudouridine synthase, whose product is MSHQHFIIHKPYGYLSQFVYELKRKKRLLGELYPFPEGTMAIGRLDEDSEGLLLLTTDGRMSELVRSKKVEKEYYVQVDGVIHQEAVEQLQKGVEIGFNGRKYITKPCKAFLIHQVPAFGARGKKIRDERHGPTSWLSITINEGKFRQVRKMTAYVGFPTLRLVRVRVGNIHLNDLQAGEVIEMNDFQIENK
- a CDS encoding tRNA (cytidine(34)-2'-O)-methyltransferase; this translates as MLNIVLVEPEIPNNTGNIGRLCVGTESKLHLIHPFGFVINDKNLKRSGLDYWVHLDVTEYQNVDEWLNEIPDRSRVFLMSSHASKSYLETEFQDGDWLVFGKESVGLSAAVLALFENHLTIPMSPLIRSFNIANSVAFVVGEAKRQIGLKR